Below is a genomic region from Asterias amurensis chromosome 4, ASM3211899v1.
AGTGCCGCTCGGCCCTACCACCCagccccaggaattagagcctccctgcacccacagtgcagctcagccctaccactcatccctaggaattagagcctcccctatacccacagtgcagctcagccctaccactcaTCCCTAGGAactagagcctcccctatacccacagtgcagctcagccctaccacccttccccaggaattagagcctcccctttACCCACAGTGcggctcagccctaccacccatccccaggaattagagcctcccatATACCCACAGTGCATGCAGCTTAGCCCTACCACccttccccaggaattagagcctcccctatacccacagtgcagctcagccctaccacccttccccaggaattagagcctcccctatacccacagtgcagctcagctctaccacccatccccaggaattagagcctcccctatacccacggtgcagctcagccctaccacccatccccaggaattagagcctcccctatacccacagagcagtttagccctccccccccccttccccaggaattagagcctcccctatacccacagcgcagctcagccataccactcatccctaggaattagagcctcccctatacccacagtgcagctcagccataccacccatccccaggaactagagcctcccctatacccacagtgcagctcagccctaccactcatccctaggaattagagcctcccctatacccacagtgcagctcagccctaccacccttccccaggaattagagcctcccctatacccacagtgcagcttagccctaccacccttccccaggaattagagcctcccctatacccacagtgcagctcagccctaccacccatccccaggagttagagcctcccctatacccacagtgcagctcagccctaccactcaTCCCTAGGAactagagcctcccctatacccacagtgcagctcagccctactacccttccccaggaattagagcctcccctttacccacagtgcagctcagccctaccacccatccccaggaattagagcctccctagacccacagtgcagctcagccctaccaatcatccctaggaattagagcttcccctatacccacagtgcagctcagccctgcCACccttccccaggaattagagcctcccctatacccacagtgcagctcagccctaccacccattcccaggaattagagcctcccctttacccacagtgcagctcagctctaccaccatccccaggaattagagcctcccctatacccaaaGAGCAGcttagccctaccacccatcccagGAGTTAGAGCCCCAtatatacccacagagcaggtCAGCCTGAATGTATGTTTTGGTTCTTTATTGATCCACTTTTCTGTTTTCTTGTTTCAGGactggaggagggttacattattgcaactacGATTTAGCTTGCATTGGGGCAATCCCTTTTGGGAATTTTGATCGTTTGTTTATTATTCCACATTTATTagtcaacttttttttaattcttttgttttatgGTCCTTTTGGGCCTTTTGTATGATAATTGATTTAATTCATAAGTCTTCTGGAAACAATAATGTATCATGTTTGTTTAGGGAAGCTTGAATGTATGAATGATTTAATaatcaaataaatgaaataatatctcctttttttttttacaggactgcCCAACCTGTGGAATACTACAGAACATTCATTGTAAGTAGTATATTCAATTTCAAGCTGGTCAAAGTCAcatatgaacttatgaaattAGTGACCCACACTCTGATCAAATTATACATGTAGAATAAGCTACTATGTGGTGATAAAACAATCACTCAACAAACTAGCCACATGTCATCAGTCCACAATCCATTCCAAGTGTATTTGTTGGTGCGTTTACCAGTTTTCAAATTTGATGGAAACGGAGCCatgtaattgggccctgatgtcttACTGCATGTCTTAGACCAGCGAGCTTGCCCAGTGACAATAGCATTTCCACcatgtatataattttttttcataaatatcccagacagtttctctactcctattggttaagagcgcgtcatgtgggtgtgcataaaccttttgttagtGACCAGTTGAAAGTGTCAATTCATAAGCGTGACACGCAACATTGCACCTGTTTTTATAAAGACAGTGTCTTCattcatattggtcgagagcaacggctgtaacagttgtgccacatcacgcgatacacgcgacgcccacagcattcccttataaggagttgttaacACGAGGGCAGCGAAGGGCTCTACCATTTCGAAGCTGGAGGGTTGTTGTgtttaaagaaatcatttaacagttataatttttgcatttatttcactttttgaccatgaagtgatgtttttatccgaaaaggtatttatgaaggggaatcaaagtgtgttgaatcggttttcaacttcatctcggtaaattatcaagaaccaggcctcgttgggattaaaccactagttgaaaacctcttcaccatacATTGATTCCTTTAGTTATGCAaactgcatttttttatttttgtaaagaaaGAAGACATTCGTCCTGATGGGAGAGAGCTTGGAGAAATCCGGCCAACTATTCTTAATGTTGGTGAGTGTGATAACCTGTGATAGAACTCAGTGCTGTACTTAGCTTTCCTTTTATATCATTTGTGTTTTTAGGAAGGTCCTAATGACAAGTTGTAGTAAAAGATCACATGAAGTTCGCTGGCGCTTTTGGGATTGGCCAGtctctttgtttttttgtatggcTGGTAAAGTTTCTTCCAATCAGAACTGATCATTGCGCTGGAAGAATCAGGGGACGGGCTCCAAATTTATTGTATGAATCACTCTTGTTGCATCTATCTATTAAACGGGATCATTCATTTCGCCTCCAATGCCAGGTTCAATAACAACAGCAGATGGTTCAGCACTTGTGAAGCTTGGGAACACCACATGCATCTGTGGCATCAAAGCGGTATGTAAATTATGCCTTTGAATGTAAAGATAGATTATTTGCTAATATTGGTACTGTCATTTCCCCATCTTGCTAAttcaaaacttttaaaaaattcaatttttattcaattttgttttaaaggaattcTGTACTCCTGAAGAGGATCAGCCAAAATGCGGAATTGTGGGTAAGAAAAGTTGTCCTCAGTGTCCTCAGTACTGTATTTCCTATTAGTACATCTGAACATGTTTTCACTTGTGCATaactttacatgtatgtatcatATGCTTTACTTTAGGTGTTTATTAGTTTTTATGAACTCTTTCTTAAATCATTCTTATCTGTCTTGACGGATACTGCACCAACACCTCAGGGGTCACACGGGCGGGGTCCGTTGTGtgcatgtacattgtaattgCCAACCATTCATGTCAGATATACTGGGGCAAACCATTTCTCTTAACTATATAAGCGTACGGTTATTTTTACTATGCATCACACAACAGTCAGAACCTATGGCTTCTTTATTAtaaattgctttgtccttcgaatgggacataAATACCCGAAGGACTAAGCAATAATGTTAAAAAGTGTCTTGTCATAAATAGCCCTATGGAGATAAGTATCCAAGACCTTGACGAAAACCCAAATGCTGCTGTTCTGAACCCCATTCATTGGAAGAGTAGGAGgattaatgtattttttatttaatgttgtGCACCTAAAGCAGGCTACCTGTAGGTAAAATGAATTCATGTTATTGCAGAAGCATACTTCcatgagatatggcggacacgatgctacaacactataaggtttgagtaaatttgtgtgtttacACCCTAACCAAATAGTACACTCCTATTAAGTCCGCCATACCTCTAAAAGGCTTATTGGGCAATATTGGTCGCTATAACTGAATTATTGGGGGTTTTGTTCACACCAGAAACAAATTGATGTTGTTCTGATGAAACTCATATGCACGTTTTCTTTTTCAGTATCTTTCTTTCACCTCTTTACCTTTTTCCTGACAAgattgctgtttttgttttttgcgtTTAGTTCCGAATGTAGAGTTACCACCTCTGTGTTCCTCACAATTCAAGCCCGGACCTCCTAGTGAAAAAGCTCAAGTCATCAGTCAGCTCATTGCTGATGTTATCAACAAGTGAGTATAATGTACAGGGATGACTTACATTGTACTTGGAAATGCCTTCTTTGTACTGTTATTGAACTGTGGCTggtattgtattttgttttcacccaATCTATTCTAGTTTTCgctaattgaattgaatttattttttgctAGGATTCCACCATCTTTGTCATTTTCCCCCTGGTTCTCAATCATGTATACTCGTTCATTTTCATTATCATTCGGCAGAGAGTTGGGCTCGTTGCCTGCTTGTCTTCAGATTGTATAATGAGGTTCATACCTGGAGTCGCCACCATCACCTGTACCCTTTCAATCGCCGCTATTCTTAGCTTTCACAAAGTTCTACTCCTTCACTTTGTAACATTGTCTATTCAACAGCTTCAAGGGGGTGGGGGGCCTCTGCCAAAACTTGTGCACATGAGTGCACCGcaaagacttttaaaaaaaggaCTCTCAAACTGACAAAATGACTTGCCTcaactgatattttttttaattgatgatTTCCCCTTTACTTTTTGTTATGTTTCAGTGCAAAGTGCATCGATAAGGAATCCCTATGTATTGTTGAATCAAAGGTAATGGAAATGTTAATAACTGTTCAAGTTGGTAGGATGTTAGGCTTTGCATGGCGGAGTTAACATAAAACACTCATTCGAGGTGTTGGCTTTCAAAAAGAAAGGCTTACCCATGGTTTGACTTTTGTACTCTTTTCATTGTCAGGAGACTTTTCAACAGCTTTTAATCtttcattttgtgaaaatgcttcattattttgtttcagtgaaGTTAGGAGTATGGCGATACACTTGTAAGACATGTTAGATGCAAAGGTGGATGAAACAATATTCCTGTATTGTAATTGCCAATGCTTTTCAATCAAGAAAATCAACTTTTAGTTTGTGTAGTCATAAGCTGTTGCCATAAATTTGCACACTCGTACAGACCCTactggttggcaaacgccatacaGATGTGCAGTCAGACCCACAGTCGGTCTGcatcacgcacccattagccgtgtacaaaacagcgcgatattCCCTCAGATTgcaaaccaaaatgttagtgagcacgcgctatgtgcaatttacatagtTCACGGGAAAGGTCTAATGTTCTTTCCCCAAAGCCCACCCTTCAACCTTCCCACCATTGATGGTTCCAAAGTTTCAGATATGAGACTATGCCACTGGAAGTTGCAGACGCCCAGCCATCAACTCTAAAATGATGGGACAATTCTTGTTCTAATTCACAGTTATGTTGGGTTCTGTTCTGTGACATAGTATGTCTGGACTATGATGGTAACATTGTGGATGCTTGCCTCATTGCTCTCATGGCTGCTCTTAAAAATGGTAAGTTCTATGAAGTTAGCATACAGTCCTGTTTATGGGTTATATCATGTGTTCGACAAAGAAGTATTTGGGAAATCTATATTGTGGTAATATTTGTGTTTGTGTAATTTTGTAGCAGGTAGCTTTTATTGCTTATGTACGAATATGTAGCAGACCTCCAAGCATAAGATTTAGGGATACATGTACTTTACTACAAGATTTGTCTacaatttttgtatgttttgtgaCAGTATGGTTTTTTcatgatgttttgttttcacatgTGATTACTTGCGAGTCTTAATTCCTTGTTAGGACGCTTGTTTTCACACAGTTCCTTGTGCAGTATGCCCATCAAACCTTTCTAAAATGGTGATAAGAACTATTCTGACCGAAATTTACAGTGCTTTTCTCTTTGTGCATGTTGACAGACCACATAATTATCAGTTGGAGTTATATGAAAAGTTTGATTTCTGAAATTTAAATGTTCAGAGCTTTAAAGATACAAGAACTTGGCATTTTAATGCACAATACCGGTATTTGTTCTATGCTGTGTTACCAAAACCCTTGAGGTCAAAGGGCGACAATTTTTAAcataatttgatttgaaataattttcagTGTTGCTACGTGAAGTGACGATTGATGAAGAATCACAACTTCCAGTCACATCATCTGATAAGATTGTCCCACTAAGCATAAACAGCACACCAGTAGCAACCTCATTTGCAATCTTTGATGAGTAAGTATTACAAAAGTAAATTTTGGGGTTAACAGAGAAAAATTTACagaatttgaacctgtgacctctggaATGTCCTGGTGCTTTACCATGCAACTGAGGTAACCAAGttgcagtctccctattttgtcaatatctttgtttgagtaccagtcagaagccattcaaccggaAATTTTTCCTATTCAAACAGGGAACACACCCAAGTTATTCCAGTCGGTAAGGCCCTTTTTTGTGCACACACCTGCCCATGGGGACCTGGAACTAGCAGGGTAATCGGCTGGGGATGTAAATTTAGCGTAGCGGGAAAGTCCCTGCCATGTCCCGCTAATGCCCAGTTGGGTGGGGgacttttctttttgtaaatccATGGCTTTACCCCTGCACCAACATGCAGGGCATTATTTTACAACTCCTGCATGATCCCAGCCAAGGCATGCATTTCTCAACATAAACCCTGCTCCGGTATGCAGGGCTTCACAACCTTGCATGGATGCATGGTATTTATCGAAGCAATTCTGGTTCCAATATGTAGGGCATGTCAACATATTGTACAACCTTGGCGAAGTCCCACATGGCCCAAGTCCCACTTGGCCCAAGTAGGGCGGGGCAACAACATTGTATAATCTTGCCCAAGTCTTAGCTACAAATGTATTGTCCTTTTTTTTAGGGCAGGGGGTGAAAATTGTATGAACTCGGTCAAGTCAGGCAGAGCAGTCCCAATTAGCAGGGCACGCATTTTCGCCTGTCCCGAGGGGACTACAATTCAATACCTGAATTTCTGCAAAAAAGCATTTTGCATCTCATGTGTCTTAACCTCGGGTCATAAGTTCAATGTCTGGTATCGTTTCAGTGCTGTGTTATTAGCAGACCCTACCAATGAGGAGGAATGTATAGCTACTGGGATGGTGACAGTGGTAGTGACTGAAGATGGCAACTTACAAGCCCTTCATAAACCAGGTAAGATTTCACTCAGCTTGGTCTTCTGAGCTACCACAGTGGGTGGTTAATTTGCTTCAGTGTATCGCAGTGTTGTTTCCAACTTGAAATCAACAAACTGTACTAAGCCATTGATCAGCATAAATCCAAATATTGTACATTTTAGATTTGTATGAAAAACATTGACATTGATGATTCGTTGCTCAAAGTGTTTCATGTTGAGCCCAATCTATTGTATGTTGTACAAACCTGTAATTATTTCCACTCATATCACTGTTGTAATGTTGAAATGTTCATTTTAAAGGGCTCGGTATAATGTAAACTGCTATGCTCGGTACAATGTAAAACTGCCATAGCTCTAGCTCGCTGGAGCTATGGCAGTTTTTATATTTCTTCACTCATTTGATGACATGAATTGTTTTTTACTCTGCcataattttgacatttttatatGTAATACATTGTATAATGAACTTGCCATGTTTGAGCTTTTTGTGTTTGAAGCTTGTTGAAGTGTATTAAATCATTGCACATTCTGTGTGCAGTTTTCGTGTAAATTTATTCATTGCTTATTATTGTGTGCCAAATCTGTTGATGTTCAATACTATATTTGAACTGAATATTGCTCTGTTATGGTTTGAATACTTGTGTGATTAAAGTTTCTTGAGTGTCATTTTCTGTTTTACTCGTCAAATTCAATCATACAGAATATTACTTTTTGATTATATGTGAGATATACATTGGTGAGAATGTTTCTTAAACAAACACCAATATGTTTTcacagtgtttgtttgttgttatatGAACATGTGTATTGAAGTTTGCAATCTTGATAATTGAACTGTTGTTAATGCATTATTTAACATAATGTGAATATGGGTCATTGTTTAACACCATAGCTGTCTGACATTCAATAAATTCAGCCCAATCTGTTACCCATAACTATacatttccatttgttttctaattatgtttaaaatgttcaacttAATTGATGTCACCCTATTATTAGACAAATACTTGTGCACAAAAAGTatgaacattttattgagttcaaaataattattataattttccAAGACCTATCAAATTTGAAATAAGACTAATGTAGAAAGAATATCATGCATGTGGAGAATAGGacaaagagtaggagggttaagctCCTAGTCTTCTTTCTTAATCCTTGCCTAGCACAGACCGAGCAAAAAAAGCATATCCAGTTTGTTCTTACATGTTGGTCATTTGGGTAAAAAgttaacaaatttgatttaagcTTTCTTGACTAATAAGTGTTTACAAGCAAAAAAACATATATCCAGTTTGTTCTTACATGTTGGTCatttttagtaaaaaattaacaatttgaTTTAATTTACTTGAATAATAAGAGTTAACTGTGCTTACTTCTTTACTTAGGCCTAGTTAAATGATATTTGCAAACAATATTACACACTTTTTGTTACAGTTATAAAAACTAATGTGAAATGATCTGATATGATTTTGTTGTTAGGTGGGAGTCCACTCTCTGTCGACCAGCTGCAAGATTGCATCACAAGATCCCAAACAAGATCAAAGGAAGTTCTCAACTTAATACACAACACTGTGAACAGTGTAGATAGGTAGTACAACAGCGTTATTCATGTAGTGTATATTGTAAAGGGTTTGTTACAAGATAAAGATGTTGGTTTCATTCCAAGATGGCGCTCTTCCCAAGatataaatttgttgttttacacTGAGCCCATTTACCCCACCCAAGGATCTCAATGTGGTCATATATGACTCCTGTGCACATTGCAGCAGAGTATGGGCTTATGAATGTTTGCCAACCATTGTAAAAGCATTGGATGATTTACTTTACCAGACATACCCCtgggaaatacatgtacacattggtTTTAACTTTTGTAAACATtagttttaacttttttaacAGTTTGTCAACaacttgtttggtttttttttttgctttggaTTGCTGAAACTGAAATGACAAGGaaagacatgtacatgtattttgaaaaaaattgttagaacAGAAAACCACTTGTGGTGACATTTTTTGCCACTTCTTGGGTGTAATCCTTGGCTATTCGGCAGGTACGTTGAATAGCTGCTGACTTAAATAGCCTCAGAACAAAGTTGTGGTAACAAGTTCAAATTCTACTGCATTAAATTTTtcactgggtaaattttgaataatttgtgAGTGAACAGTCAGTTTTTCTTATGGTTTATATGTGTGACAAAGCACCTATTAAGAACTGCCTATTATTTGATTAATCATTAAATCAAATTCACTCATCAATTTGAGACAGAATGaccttttaaaacttgtttaattTAGTAGTCATCCACCCATAAGACAGTATCTTGATGCATACACATTTAAAACCATGCAACTTAAAGCCACTCCATCTTCAAAACTGTTCATAAAGAGGTATGTTTCTTGTTAATGGAGGAATAAATtgtgaacaatttattttattacaactTTGATAATAAGAACTCAATGAATTCAAATCACTTATCCAACACAAAaggttaagcaaaaaatatcaGCGTAATACATCTGAATGCATGCATTGATCatccatgtacatacatgtacacaactaATGCTGCTCCTCGTACCCCGTCTTTTTTCCACAGCTAAGGACAAATAAAACTCCATCCtaaaaaaaatagagaaaacaagAATGATGTGTTAACAAACACAAACTCCCTGCAGAGAATAATCACAATTCTTCTCAAGTTATGCTTGGTCAATATTCCTTTTGTGTTAACCATATAAATgacttttggggttgaacaaagaattgactagagtgggattcgaaccaacgacctccggattaatgtgccggcgctctaccaacacgttaatccggaggtcgttggttcgaatcccactctagtcaattctttgtaccccaaaaatcatttacaaatttacccagtcagtttcccatgtggtttatATTCATAGAAATGACCATAACATTTAGCTAGGGGATCCTAAGACCAATTCTTAAAGCAGCTTGGGAGTTGATAtaccaagtccttcttgagatatcaCTCCAACAACACTTGTTTTGTTTGAACCGTTATGACCTTGACATTTACCTAGGGGTTCAAACAGCAAGACTTCCTGGTAGATAGCTTTCAACATACCTTAATATTTTCTGGTACTCCCACCCACATTTCATAATTGGGGATAATTTCTTTCCCCTGAGCATGGCGTCCAAATCTCAAGAATAAAGCACCACCAACAAAATAAGCCACAACCAATACAGAAAACCTGAAATTAACAATGAGAACAAAAGTTAGTCGATTTGTTTTATCGTTCTTATGTTTGCATCTTCAAATAAGGGCAGCTGAATGCATTAGATGTCCTTGAAACCAGTTTTCTTTTCAAGATTGAAGagacaattttaaaaagataacGACAGAACTGCTCAAGATTGCAGGAAGCAAAACATAGTACAGGGAAGTATTCTTGATGATTTAGGTACAGATCgtgcaacatacatgtactgtgtgAGTGTAAACTATCAATCACATTATGGAAGGCAGTAAAGGAAATCACTTGGAAAATAGAAACTCACAGGATACATAGAATTGAACCAGGACTTATTCCAGATGATGGAACTGGTGATGTACCACATGTTCCTGGGCAAGCACACTTTGTTGTCAATGTAAATTGCTAAAGATAcaaaagaacaaatctacaaatAAATACATCAAAAACATCAATCATTATACAAAAAGCTAATTGTTTGGTACACACAAAGTACTACCATTATTTTCATTGCTCTACTTTGAGGAAAAGCAACTCCAGACAACATGGAATGTCCTTACTGATGAATTGTAGATCATAAAGAAACCAATGTGTTATATAAACTCTCTGAGTTCtgcaggaaaaaaaatcaacaggcATGGTGCCAGTGGCTTATGACAGTATCAGAATTTAACCAGGCCTTTTGTCACCAGTAAACTCAGTGGTCTATTGGTTAAGAAGTTTGCAATGTAATGCAGGAagcttgggttcaaatcccacactTGTAGCCTGTGGCTTTTTTTCTTTAGGATTCACAAAGCATTGTGTAATCAGTGTTTGTCACACATAGTTGTCAGGGTAACACCATATGAAAGCTTTGAGGTCTTCTTTGCACTGAGGAAACAAGTCACGTGATTAACTTTCAGACAACCGTGGGATACAGCTGTAGAGGAATTTGGTTATATATACCTGTATGTAGCGTTTCCAACGCCAAACAATTGAAAAGATGAAAGCATTACTTGAGTTTTTCTGAATCACGATTATGCTTCTGTTTGTTAAAGTATACTTACATATAATGTGGCTCCCTCATCTTGTCCCATTCGGTCTAACTTTGGAACATCTGCCCCTGGATCACACACTAGGCTGACTCGTGATGTCCTAATAATTTTAGAAAAGAATAAGAAAAATGATTGATTGGTTCATTTTGCTTAAGTCCTGATACAAGGGGTGGATTTATAATTTACCTTGTCACTGGTGGAGTTGCATCATCAGTATGGGAATATTCAATGTAAAGACTGACACCACCACCGTTCCAAGTCGCAGTTGCATCCCCAATATTATAGATTTCAGACGGTgtgttctgttttctttgacaAACCTGAAAgaaccaaacatttttaaagtcaGCAGCTGATAAAATTTGAGTATCAAGATTGAGGAAATTGTGGGCCTTTTTATAAACCTCAGCTTGAGtccattattaattttgttatggTGTATATTTTCCACCGTGTTTTCAACATCCAGGGGCCAGAGAAAAGGAGCCTACATTGTAaaacaaggttttgaaaaagctCTAGGTACATGTACCAACATCCAGCCAGAGATGGcagataattattattatcttcaagtacgcgctattctccaatcagattcgcagaatggagtggtgataaaaacctatattgcacggctaatatcactaccatgcgtcttgtgtgttctaagtcacgcgccaagtttgcttgaagataaatacgttatgaCACGCGCGCTCGGAACATATAGCGCGTCtacgtcccatatccaactcggccttcggtcTCGTTGGAactgggacgcagaagcgctatatttttccgtattccactcgcgcttgggTGAACTTCTCTTAAGACTGCAGGTCCCTGGTCATTCCCCCATCTTTATGGTTGGGAAGTTTGTCCATAGAGGGTGGTTGTACATGTCATGTCCAGTGCACCTTGTGGATCGGTAATGTTTTAAATTCCATTTATTCCTTAACAGCATGAGTACAGCTGCTACTTGTATCCCTAGAACTCAAGATTCATGACTTTTACAAATTTCCCCCAACCTTAGATTCAAGATGATGATCAACCAAACATTCAGTtatattattatacatgtacatccttaACAACAAAAAGTGCAAAGATGAACTCAGGAAGACGCTGGCGTGCCAGTGTctttttaaatatcaatttCAGGAAAATGGAAATAATTCACTAGAAACAATTGTACTCACTACAGCATTCTTGCAAGCAGCTGAACCATCTGAGAATGGATAACATGGATTGTATGCATACTCCCATCCTGCACTTACAGGTCCTAGTTCATAGGGAAACCTGCATTGGAGAACAAATATGATCAATCACTCTCAAGTAACAAGACACACAAAACATTCTGCAAGTGATGGAGGTCCCAGTGCATAGGGAAACCTGAATGAggaaatacatgtatacataattttggattatggattttttatttttttttttcagtacaaAACACCAGGAGTTCACATATTGCTCcaccaaaaataataacaatatattGTATAAAGCGCTTTTACGCAACTTGGGGAAATCAAAGCACTGGACAAGAACAAAGACGTCTCCTGAAAGTGGTTTCTTGATGTTGATTGGAATGGTGTACCAAAGTTTTGGGGCTAAGTAATTGAATGTATAGCTGAGGGATTTTTATCTTGAAGGAATGCTATAAAAGGTCAGTGTCCCATTCTGCTCAGTTGATACAATCTGTGAAGGTCACACAAGTACCAAGAAGCAATAATACCATGCATGCACAAACAATGTCACCACTTATCAGAGAATGTTAACAAATGCAGTCAAAACTTTAACAAGGGGAAAACAAAGCATTACCTTGGTGTGTTCGAGTCTTTGTAGCCAAGTGACTGGAGGTTGACTTGTTTACCATCAGTGTTTCGACAAGAACAGTCATCAACTTTTGTGCAGGATTGAGCACCAACAACGGCTGACTGCACAATACATATTACAACTGTTAGAAAACCAGATGAAAAAGCCATTATTTTACAAAAGGAATGAAACACTACAGCTTATCAATTCTTAAGCCACTCAAGGGGAGTGCACGTGAAATTGTAGTCTGACTGGATACATGTATACTTTGCCCCTTTCTTTGATAACCCACTGTGTAGTACTGTTTCATGTGGCTACTGACTTTTCAgtttggttatttatttacttggtTATGTACGTACACGTATTTGATGTgggtgattttgttttatctttgcAGCAAAGTCCAATAATTATAAATCTAGAAAAAGTATGTTTATACACTGAAACCTGTTTAAAATCAGTcacttttaaacttttttacacCTGCcaaaaaaatggaaacaaaacaaagataaTTTATTCACTCACGGATCTATTGATAAAAAAGTGTCAGCATAGTGTAATTACACCAAGTTCTGTTTTCCTATAC
It encodes:
- the LOC139936714 gene encoding exosome complex component RRP43-like isoform X2 → MTAQPVEYYRTFIKEDIRPDGRELGEIRPTILNVGSITTADGSALVKLGNTTCICGIKAEFCTPEEDQPKCGIVVPNVELPPLCSSQFKPGPPSEKAQVISQLIADVINNAKCIDKESLCIVESKLCWVLFCDIVCLDYDGNIVDACLIALMAALKNVLLREVTIDEESQLPVTSSDKIVPLSINSTPVATSFAIFDDAVLLADPTNEEECIATGMVTVVVTEDGNLQALHKPGGSPLSVDQLQDCITRSQTRSKEVLNLIHNTVNSVDR
- the LOC139936714 gene encoding exosome complex component RRP43-like isoform X1; translated protein: MAAELKTAQPVEYYRTFIKEDIRPDGRELGEIRPTILNVGSITTADGSALVKLGNTTCICGIKAEFCTPEEDQPKCGIVVPNVELPPLCSSQFKPGPPSEKAQVISQLIADVINNAKCIDKESLCIVESKLCWVLFCDIVCLDYDGNIVDACLIALMAALKNVLLREVTIDEESQLPVTSSDKIVPLSINSTPVATSFAIFDDAVLLADPTNEEECIATGMVTVVVTEDGNLQALHKPGGSPLSVDQLQDCITRSQTRSKEVLNLIHNTVNSVDR
- the LOC139935911 gene encoding uncharacterized protein → MTFSSSFLAVLLCVVYSVVVGAQSCARVDDCSCSINGKQINLESLGYPDSRAPRFPYELGPASAGWEYAYNPCYPFSDGSGRCNNAVVCQRYLGTTTEIFNVGDATASWMSDTEGIYIEYSHTDEGGTKRTSHVYLSCDHTADVPKLERRGQDGFQALYLFTLTTKCACPGTCGTSPPPPPASGISPGSILCILFSLLVVAYFVGGALFLRFGRHAQGTEIIPNYEMWVGVPGNIKDGVLFVISLFHSFCKIMAFSSGFLTVVICIVQSAVVGAQSCTKVDDCSCRNTDGKQVNLQSLGYKDSNTPRFPYELGPVSAGWEYAYNPCYPFSDGSAACKNAVVCQRKQNTPSEIYNIGDATATWNGGGVSLYIEYSHTDDATPPVTRTSRVSLVCDPGADVPKLDRMGQDEGATLYQFTLTTKCACPGTCGTSPVPSSGISPGSILCILFSVLVVAYFVGGALFLRFGRHAQGKEIIPNYEMWVGVPENIKDGVLFVLSCGKKTGYEEQH